A part of Miscanthus floridulus cultivar M001 chromosome 6, ASM1932011v1, whole genome shotgun sequence genomic DNA contains:
- the LOC136461642 gene encoding ABC transporter G family member 31, which produces MWAAEAAFSRSGSWREAEDEREALRWAALQRLPTVTRARRGLLRSPAPDGAAAVEGDDVLCEVDVAGLSSGDRTALVDRLLADSGDAEHFFRRIRSRFDAVHIEFPKIEVRYEDLTVDAYVHIGSRALPTIPNFICNMTEAFLRRLRIYRGGRVKLPILDNISGVIRPSRMTLLLGPPSSGKTTLLLALAGRLGPGLKMSGNITYNGHHLNEFVPQRTSAYVSQQDWHASEMTVRETLEFAGRCQGVGIKYDMLVELLRREKNAGIKPDEDLDVFMKALALEGKQTSLVAEYIMKILGLDICADTIVGDEMIKGISGGQKKRLTTGELLVGSARVLFMDEISTGLDSATTYQIIKYLRHSTHALDGTTIISLLQPAPETYELFDDVILIAEGQIVYQGPREYAVDFFAAMGFRCPERKNVADFLQEVLSKKDQQQYWCHYDYPYQFVSVSKFAEAFKTFIIGKRLHQELTVPYNRHRNHPAALCTSNYGVKRLELLKSNYQWQRLLMKRNSFIYVFKFIQLLLVALITMTVFFRSTMHHDSVDDGIIYLGALYFAIVMILFNGFTEVSMLVTKLPVLYKHRDLHFYPPWAYTLPSWLLSIPTSLYESGMWVLVTYYVVGYDPQFTRFLGQFLLLFFLHQTSLALFRVMASLGRNMIVANTFGSFALLVVMILGGFIITKESIPVWWIWGYWVSPMMYAQNAISVNEFHGHSWNKQFGNQTITMGEAILTGYGLFKEKYWFWIGVGALFGYAIILNILFTMFLTLLNPIGNLQAVVSKDEVRHRDSRRKNDRVALELRSYLQSNSLSGNLKEQKGMVLPFQPLSMCFRNINYYVDVPVELKTQGIAEDRLQLLVDVTGAFRPGILTALVGVSGAGKTTLMDVLAGRKTGGLIEGSITISGYPKNQETFTRISGYCEQNDVHSPCLTVIESLLYSACLRLPSHVDADTQRAFVEEVMELVELNPLSGALVGLPGVNGLSTEQRKRLTIAVELVANPSIVFMDEPTSGLDARSAAIVMRTVRNIVNTGRTIVCTIHQPSIDIFESFDELLFMKRGGQLIYAGPLGAKSRNLVDFFEAITGVPKIRDGYNPAAWMLEVTSTQMEQILGVDFAEYYRQSKLFQQTREVVEALSRPSSESKELTFATKYAQPFCAQYIACLWKQNLSYWRNPQYTAVRFFYTVIISLMFGTMCWKFGSRRETQHDIFNAMGAMYAAVLFIGITNATSVQPVISIERFVSYRERAAGMYSALPFAFSLVTVEFPYILVQSLIYGTIFYSLGSFEWTAAKFLWYLFFMYFTLLYFTFYGMMTTAITPNHTVAPIVAAPFYTLWNLFCGFMIPRKRIPVWWRWYYWANPVSWTLYGLLTSQFGDLDQSLLLADGVTSTTVVAFLEQHFGFRHDFLGAVAAMVAGFCVLFAVVFALAIKYLNFQRR; this is translated from the exons ATGTGGGCGGCGGAGGCGGCATTCTCGCGCTCGGGGTCCTGGCGGGAGGCGGAGGACGAGCGGGAGGCGCTGCGGTGGGCGGCGTTGCAGCGGCTCCCCACCGTCACCCGCGCGCGACGGGGCCTGCTCAGGTCCCCGGCTCCCGACGGGGCCGCGGCCGTCGAGGGGGACGACGTGCTCTGCGAGGTCGACGTCGCCGGGCTCTCCTCCGGCGACCGCACCGCGCTtgtcgaccgcctcctcgccgacTCTGGCGACGCCGAGCACTTCTTCCGTCGCATACGCAGCCGCTTCGACGC AGTGCATATAGAGTTCCCCAAGATCGAAGTGAGGTATGAGGATCTGACAGTGGACGCCTACGTGCATATCGGGAGCAGGGCACTACCGACCATCCCGAACTTCATATGCAACATGACAGAG GCGTTTCTGAGGCGTCTGAGGATCTATCGAGGGGGAAGAGTTAAACTGCCAATTTTAGACAACATCAGTGGGGTAATTCGCCCATCAAG AATGACACTGCTTTTGGGCCCTCCAAGTTCCGGGAAGACCACCTTGCTCCTTGCTCTTGCTGGACGGCTTGGTCCTGGACTAAAG ATGTCCGGGAACATTACTTACAACGGCCACCATTTGAACGAATTCGTGCCTCAGCGAACATCTGCTTATGTCAGTCAGCAAGACTGGCATGCTTCAGAGATGACTGTCAGGGAAACTCTGGAGTTTGCCGGGCGCTGTCAGGGTGTTGGAATAAAGTATG ATATGCTTGTTGAACTGCTGAGGAGAGAAAAGAATGCGGGGATAAAACCTGATGAGGACCTAGATGTGTTCATGAAG GCGTTGGCTCTTGAGGGCAAGCAGACAAGCCTCGTGGCAGAGTATATAATGAAG ATTTTAGGGCTGGACATCTGTGCTGATACTATTGTTGGAGATGAAATGATCAAAGGGATCTCCGGAGGGCAAAAGAAACGCCTGACAACAG GTGAATTGCTAGTTGGTTCTGCCCGTGTGCTGTTTATGGATGAGATATCGACAGGCCTTGACAGTGCAACTACATATCAGATTATCAAATACCTAAGGCATTCCACACATGCCCTTGACGGCACTACAATTATATCCTTGCTGCAGCCAGCTCCGGAAACATATGAGCTATTTGATGATGTCATTCTTATAGCTGAAGGTCAAATCGTATACCAAGGTCCACGTGAATATGCTGTTGATTTTTTTGCTGCTATGGGATTCAGGTGTCCAGAAAGAAAAAATGTGGCTGATTTTTTGCAAGAA GTTTTGTCCAAGAAAGATCAGCAGCAGTATTGGTGCCACTATGATTATCCATACCAGTTTGTTTCTGTATCAAAATTTGCTGAAGCCTTTAAAACATTTATTATTGGTAAGAGATTGCATCAGGAATTAACTGTGCCATACAACAGACATCGCAATCATCCTGCAGCCCTTTGTACATCAAATTACGGTGTCAAGAGACTTGAGCTTCTCAAGTCCAACTACCAGTGGCAGCGTCTGCTCATGAAAAGGAACTCATTCATATATGTCTTCAAATTCATTCAG CTTCTTCTTGTTGCCCTTATCACAATGACGGTGTTTTTCAGATCAACAATGCACCATGATTCAGTTGATGATGGAATCATTTATCTTGGTGCCCTTTACTTTGCAATAGTTATGATTCTGTTCAATGGCTTCACTGAAGTCTCGATGTTGGTCACAAAGCTTCCTGTTCTTTACAAGCACAGGGACCTGCACTTCTACCCACCATGGGCATATACACTTCCTTCTTGGCTCTTGAGCATTCCAACCTCACTTTACGAGTCAGGAATGTGGGTGCTTGTAACATATTATGTGGTTGGTTATGATCCCCAATTTACAAG ATTTTTGGGACAATTTTTGTTGCTTTTCTTTCTGCACCAAACATCTTTGGCTCTTTTCCGGGTCATGGCCTCTTTGGGCCGCAATATGATAGTCGCTAACACCTTTGGATCATTTGCTCTGTTGGTTGTTATGATCCTTGGAGGATTCATCATAACCAAAG AAAGCATACCAGTATGGTGGATTTGGGGTTATTGGGTATCTCCTATGATGTATGCACAAAATGCTATTTCTGTCAATGAATTCCATGGGCACTCTTGGAACAAG CAATTTGGAAACCAGACCATCACAATGGGCGAAGCGATACTTACTGGATATGGATTATTCAAGGAAAAATACTGGTTTTGGATCGGTGTTGGAGCATTGTTTGGTTATGCTAttattttgaacatcttgttcacaatGTTCTTGACACTTCTCAACC CTATCGGTAATCTGCAAGCTGTTGTGTCCAAAGATGAAGTCCGGCACAGGGATTCTAGGAGGAAGAATGACAGGGTAGCCCTAGAGCTAAGATCATATCTGCAGTCAAATTCACTAAGCG GTAATCTCAAGGAACAGAAGGGGATGGTGTTACCTTTTCAACCCCTTTCTATGTGCTTCAGGAATATCAACTACTATGTTGATGTACCAGTG GAATTAAAAACGCAAGGTATAGCAGAAGACCGCCTGCAGCTGCTTGTTGATGTCACTGGAGCATTTAGGCCAGGGATACTAACAGCTCTTGTTGGAGTCAGTGGAGCTGGCAAAACCACCCTCATGGATGTTTTAGCTGGCCGGAAGACTGGAGGTCTCATTGAAGGAAGCATCACTATATCCGGGTATCCTAAGAACCAAGAGACTTTCACTAGGATATCCGGATATTGTGAACAGAATGATGTCCATTCACCTTGCTTGACTGTGATCGAGTCTTTGTTATACTCAGCATGCCTCCGGTTGCCTTCTCATGTTGATGCAGACACTCAAAGG GCTTTTGTTGAAGAGGTGATGGAACTTGTTGAGTTGAATCCCTTAAGTGGTGCTCTTGTTGGTCTGCCTGGGGTGAATGGTTTGTCGACAGAACAACGTAAAAGGTTGACAATCGCTGTGGAACTTGTTGCAAATCCTTCTATTGTGTTCATGGATGAGCCTACATCAGGATTGGATGCTAGATCTGCAGCCATTGTAATGAGGACAGTGCGGAATATTGTTAATACAGGACGGACTATTGTTTGCACAATCCATCAGCCAAGTATTGACATATTTGAATCCTTTGATGAG CTTTTATTCATGAAGCGTGGAGGGCAACTTATATATGCAGGCCCCTTAGGTGCCAAATCGCGTAATCTGGTTGACTTTTTTGAG GCAATTACGGGAGTGCCTAAAATAAGGGATGGCTATAATCCAGCTGCATGGATGTTGGAAGTTACAAGCACTCAGATGGAGCAGATTCTTGGAGTGGATTTCGCTGAATACTATCGGCAATCCAAATTATTTCA GCAGACCAGAGAAGTTGTTGAGGCCCTGAGCAGACCGAGCAGCGAATCGAAGGAACTTACTTTCGCCACAAAGTATGCTCAACCATTTTGTGCTCAGTATATTGCTTGCTTATGGAAGCAAAACTTATCGTACTGGAGGAACCCTCAGTACACCGCAGTTAGATTCTTCTACACAGTTATTATTTCCTTGATGTTTGGGACCATGTGCTGGAAATTCGGTTCTAGAAG GGAGACCCAACATGATATATTCAATGCCATGGGTGCCATGTATGCAGCGGTGTTGTTCATAGGAATCACCAATGCTACTTCTGTTCAGCCTGTGATCTCCATTGAAAGATTTGTATCATACAGAGAGCGAGCTGCTGGGATGTATTCAGCGTTGCCTTTTGCATTTTCTCTG GTCACTGTGGAGTTCCCTTACATCCTTGTGCAGTCACTTATATACGGTACAATCTTCTACAGTTTGGGATCATTTGAGTGGACAGCAGCCAAGTTCTTGTGGTACCTGTTCTTCATGTACTTCACTTTGCTGTACTTCACTTTCTATGGCATGATGACGACGGCAATCACTCCAAATCATACGGTCGCGCCTATTGTTGCTGCTCCATTCTACACGCTGTGGAATCTCTTCTGTGGATTCATGATCCCAAGAAAG CGCATCCCAGTGTGGTGGAGGTGGTACTACTGGGCCAACCCGGTGTCTTGGACGCTGTACGGGCTCCTGACCTCTCAGTTCGGCGACCTGGACCAGTCCCTTCTGCTGGCCGACGGCGTCACCTCCACCACCGTGGTGGCGTTCCTGGAGCAGCACTTCGGGTTCCGCCACGACTTCCTCGGGGCCGTCGCGGCCATGGTGGCTGGCTTCTGCGTCCTCTTCGCCGTCGTCTTCGCCCTGGCCATCAAGTACCTCAACTTCCAGCGGCGATAA